A window of Vanessa cardui chromosome 16, ilVanCard2.1, whole genome shotgun sequence genomic DNA:
TAGATCtagccataataaaaaaaagattcgaTCTTTGAAACTAAAATAGTTTGACGgagaatatattattgtttgtaattagaaatttataagtatttgtttggattaaatgtttttaaaacaatatttagtcaatgttattacatattatcagatttttgttcatataattaacatattacaattaagaatattttgtttcgaAAATATACGactatgataatttattaacgacctcgattattataataacaagtaTTCATTTCGTAAGAAATAGTCTTAACTTTTTAaggaattgtaaaatataatgaaaatataatggtTGTAACAAATtacagtaatgaaaattttaaaataaagagcaTATTTTTTGGAAACAAGTCTGCCTACTCTAACAAGATTAAAGGTTTAACTTACATATTAGAGACAAGTAGTCCATTTTAAAGTTGCTCTGAATTCTGATACAATGCAATAGAATGTATTGTagatacatttttgttaattgCAGATGACTGGAACAATGCTTTTCATTCTGTTATCTCAACATCACCATATTGTACCTTTTAATCACTAGTCATTAAGGACTataatacattcatattttttctaaatattatttataaaagatttttcaagaaacatattttaaatttcgttttagGAAGatcatataaatgaatgttttagACATAATCTATTTTCCTGTTATCTAGAAGAATATGATTCCTTATTTTCCTAATGAAATGAGTATTAATTCTGAACATATGCTTGCATGTTTTCTTGGTATTACTTTATCATCAAATAGAAATGAAGAACACTCATTTACTTAATTATCTTCGTCCATATTAACTTGCctttatctaatttattttagtgtagtaaaaaaatacatgattcATACTAATgtgtatttgaaatattttgttgtgtATGTTTTTGCTGAAAGTGGAAGCATTGCCTGAGGACAATTAGTGACCATTAGTGTCATGTGACATCTTAAACAACttgataatatgtatatattcataaaattaataagaacttTAACTTACAGATTTgagaatgatgatgattaaaaaaacttagTCATTTTTgctactatattgttcatttagtTTCTGGTAATATAAAAGTAGATAAATGGTACTTACTATCATTTACATTGTGGTCTTTCATGtcctattttaacattaaatccttaaatatatacaaaaatgaaataaaaagagttacaatataaattttgaccACATAGTATGGTAATAAGAATACTAGCAGCATACTGTCTAATCGCAAAAATGACCcacattttataatagaatatattataagaataaaaactaAAGAACATTTAACACTTGTAAttgttcaaatttattaaaagtatgatAATAGCATTAATAGTATACatttgtaaacaatatatttttaaccatactcaataatattattatggtgTTTCATTTCAGGGCCACAAGCTTATCCTCACCCACAGCCGCAACCACAACCACAACCTACTCAAGGAGCATTCCCCCCACCACCACCGGGCTACACACCGTATGGTACAACACCACAAGCTAACGCATACCTACCAAACTATGGTGCGACCAATATAATAATACCACCAGCCATAATAGCAGTTGGTGCTTGTCCTGCCTGTCGAGTAGGTATACTAGAGGATGACTTCACTTGCCTTGGGATTTTATGTGCTATCCTTTTCTTTCCTTTGGGTATCTTATGCTGTCTCGCTTTGAAAAATAGAAGGTGCTCAAATTGTGGTGCTATGTTTGGATAGAATTGGGATACTCTGAAAACATCTCAAAGGCTCCATACTTGAGGATATTGTTTGTGCTGCTTAACATAGAGTTAGTTGAATATTACATTTGTACGTCTTAATTTATGAATTGTTTATACTTGCAATAATTACACtttcaacaaattatattctaattaagATATCTACAATAGAAATTCAaggataaattttaaaatccaaCTCTATGTTTAAGCGCACAAACgtgaataatgttaaaaaaatattaccgtcCAACTTTTCGTGTTAgctagattataaataaaaggggtaaaatatttttttatcaagtaACActgtcaaattatttaataaattgtatggaGCCGAAAATTTAAGCACATCACTTGTTTTCTATCACTGaaacaaatatatagaaaattatgtttttcatatatatcAGACTGTCaaccttttataaaattttctttgttcTCTATTAATAGGGATACTGTACTTAAGTAATAACCTGTACGTGTCACACTGCCGGGCAATGACCTCGCTTTTTCATTGCAACTATTACTATATACCTACCttgaaacatattttgtaaatttataaacatcaaGAACATTCATTTTACTACTGTTTTATTACTATGGGGTATAGTCAGTGAGGTATAGGGGACAAAAGTATATCTAATGGGTCTATGTCATGGAAAAGGTGACAATATCATAAGGTGATTTGCTTATTTATTGATCTTCTAAGCATAAATGAATAGattcaaaagttttataattggGTTGACAAAACAAGATCTAACTGattgcaaaaaattaaaaatgttacaagtTCTTAAGCTATTCAAAGGTTTTAACATTATTTCGTTttgtgatattataaaatatgaatatgttaTCTAAATTGCTGATAGTGATAAACATGACTAATATGTTTAAACTGTTTGATAGTCAAAAGCCTTTATCaaatatgaaatagtttttataagttTCTCGCGAAAACTATATAGTCGGCACAAGTCGTGAGCACAGATAACTATTTGTAGATTTTCGGTCAAATGACAGTAGCCGAATGACAAGCGAAAATCCAATGGGAGACTAGCATCGACTGACGGACCAATCAAATGCAGTAAAAGTGCTTAAACCTAAAATGTAGTACTGCGCAAGATTATGCTCACGACTTATGGCGCTTACTAcacatgaatattattttagaattaggTACTCTTCTTACTATCTCTGGTTATAAAATACAAGTTGATTTTactaatagtaattttttagtAATACTTTATTGAACTGATGTTTTTCATAATCATtccacaattaaaataaaaaattagtgCCATGAcagaaacaataatattaatgtgattATCTCCGTGATTAATACTTATtgcaatcaaataatattttatcgaagttatattcaattttgtaaaataatacgcattacaattaataagcaataaatataatgtaattcttaaaatattttcataagagctaaaaattgttcaaaagtTCAGTAAGAAAATAGAATTAAAGAAAACTGCTCTTCAATTAACATCACAATGAGTTACTTTTATAGTTCACTTCAAAATCATTTTCATATtcgaataaattgtattttacataaataaatgtaaaattacatttaatttatttaaatagactgTGGTTAGAcagtgtatttatattatggtGCTTGGAAAGATAATATTGTTATGACATTACGTTGGATTCTCACTTGTTTCCAAACAggacaaataataaatgtgatatTGGATAGCTATCATGTTTAAAACTCTTTAAATGTctgtcaatataaaatatttgcggTTAAAATGGAAtatagttatgttttattatttcatttttgaatacattaatGTGAGgtattcaataattgtattgagAGCACCATAATAAAAATGGTATCTATACAGAATCACAAGAAGCATTTGGGTGCTAGCAGCGTTCTAATAATTAATTCCACCCacagcaaaatatttataatagaagtGTGGCTTCACAGGTGCAAGACTATTTTGCAATCTCTGTATAAAGACGGGCATGTACCACTTATGTTTCAAAAAAGATTATgtggtattattttgtttttcaaaatgaaggcgtttatttctatttattaattatgtatttgttattaGACCAAAATGTAgtgtgaaattataaaattaaaattatcattttcattATCTATATCATTGTGAAAGATCTTATGATATTGCATTATAgttattcttaaatttttattttaagtttttatagaataaggtttaaaattaaatggtaaattaatcaattattttaccaAATGTATTTGGAATTtaggaataaatattaatgttatttcaattttcattcttagtttcattattatagaaaaaataagtttataaaagAGTTATTGTTGCTGTATTCATtgatttataatagttattaggAATATTTAGTCATATCATAAgagataattatattgtttattgttataaatgtatttaattggtTCGTATATAATTTCTTCATTGAAATATtcgcaaaaaatataattgtttacttAAGgcataaaaatagatttattacattacttatCAAGTCAAAATTTATAGTCggaagtaatataataatataataatatataaatatacttaaaaatgataattttttatgtattttacgtacataataatgtatcatataatattcgtctaaaaatcgtaaaatataaaaaaaaaactgaaggCTTAATcattaaatgaaacaatatatctataaatttcaGTTTTTGTTTGACGTCATAATGgcaatcattattatatcattacaaATTTCGCATCTTTAATGTTGACTGGTAAGAAGTTCCTTTACTTAAATGGGTTTCAGGCTATGGAATCAAGTCATCCTTAACGTGAGATGGTATTGTCATGGGAACttaacctattaatattattaataaaaatttcacCTTACCAGGTTCTAATTCAGCTTGTAAAAATTAACCCAAACAAACATTGCAAGCCAAATAAAAACTTCTTTGcaataaacatttatgtttatttgtggatattgatttattatctgtgaaatTGGAAATGATTAAGTTTTCTTTATCTGTGTTGTTTAATTGGTTTAAATACAACTTCGAGTGTATAAAAAGTAGAAGGATAAAATAGCCAAATGCCTTTTATTATAAGAGATGTTATAagattacatatattacttattataattataatatacaaatatgtcatttatcaaagttacaattaaatttgtattgtaGATTTTCCAAATAAAGTTTGgacataaatattgttttatttgattaccATACTATTTTGTGAAATAACGAATTaggaaaataatacattataaaaaaatatatatttatttaaagctttattttttttctaattttctttaaggttttttttcaCAGGTGAAAATATCAGCCCCATCTTGTCCTAATCTGAGTTCAGTAACATAttaatcccaccaaaaacattaaatgtaaaaaaatgccaagcctctcgctgcagtctttccatcgtaaaaagttttgagatctcataatagccaagtcctattcaaattattatgtagttagaaCTCTTTTTAAGGTGACCTCATAATTTTTTGGACTTCAGCTACTGCTTAGCTTAGAACCTAGTCTCTATCTCtatctcttttgtttcttctctGAGGATTTGTTACTTCTAAGATAGACAAGTCTAGGCGACATATGCTTCGGAGTCGATTATATTCAGCCATTGCTGTCTCCTGAGCCCGAGCgcgcatacaatatttattgctatacaatggagctttaaaatttaaagaattatgaactttatgtattaatttgtattcttGCAATTGAATACTTAAACAACGAACAAAGTTAACTTTGCAGTCAAAATCCATACACAATGTTCTTGCCAAACCgctaatataaaattgttttcaatggtttattattttttaatgtttttataatttttcctttatatgtgGCTAATGACCTATCTTGATGcaaaatttgaagtttctaagTCTGCTAGAAGTTCCTTagatttttgatgatcggtcagtgagtcagtgagtgacaaaatcgtgtaactttgatcgatcgtaaatcctaaactattaattcaaaTGGGTGCGAAACAGCCGCGAATAGCTAtgagaaaagatggtacggccgtgctcgttttgctcgagacttggctggggcactgccgtgcccccagatatAATTACTGCATctcatttaaattgaaaactaaAGTATCCCGGCCTCTTCAGACGTAGGAGAAGCCAGTATGCTTAAAAAATTTCAATTGCACTTAAcacaacatttaaattaaactttctcACTAGTTCTTTTCTTTTTTCCCCTACTCCGAACACAAGAAAATGTTGGATATCTTCTTCTTTACACACACAATCACATCACATTCTTGTCACAATTAGACGAGTTTTTTGAACCTTTTTCATGTGTGTGACCAGAACGTATTTTTAAGGCCATCACAATTTGTTAGCGATTTAAATCTATATCAGAAAATCACGGAATACGAGGCGGCTCAGCTTGTAAAGTTTTGAACAAAATTTAGTTTTTGATCGTtcgtcaaaatattctttaaattgtttaaatttaaaacaagctCTTTTATACTTCCcgaatatttcaaaatagtttGGTCTAATTTCTATTTCCCTTCCTTCTCATAATAACTTCTTTGCTAAGTAATCGGTCTTCACGTTTCCGGTGAGTCTGACATGAGCAGGAACCCATTGCGAAACGAAATCAGTCTCTTGCGTTTAACTGATTTATTTGATCTAAAATATTGTATGCAATAGTCATTCCTCTTTTATTTCTGACACAAGCAGCTATATGATGTGTCGTACTTTTACTGTTAgaataaacaacaatttattgACAATTAATATGTAACGCATAAGAGATCGCTCATGTATTGCAACGAGTTCCACAGTCACAATACAAACATTAGCACGAAACTCAAACAATCTTCCAATATCACAATTTGCATCATAACATGAACATCCACAGTTTAGtttttctttagatttttaaagatttatatttcaGTGATTCCAATTGGAGTGtatttagttttgatgtccattCACAGTCACAGTCCACCTATCAGAATAATAAGAATTGCGGCTTAGacaaataatctataatacAAGATGCGAAGTCTTTATTAGTAACATTTAGTCTATATAGACTAAGGCAAGTGCTTTATGGCCTAACTAAATTGGCATTGTACGCAATATACTAGCTGGTAGTTTTGGATCAAATTTGGCGGTAGGGATTTATACAAGTCCGACTGGGTAGAAATCATATAGATACATGTTAATTTCTTATTTGTGTAAGTGACTCAGTGTAAGTGCAAGCACACGAgccataacattttattttccaaGGATGTTTGGGATGGACGCATaacgatgtaaggtatagttaatactTGGCTATTAGGGGTGGAcggttgtttaaaaaaaaaaaacgaatcttGGATAGCCGATTGACGTTTTAATTACaactttttcgttttattttctcTGCGTTTTACTTAGTTCTTGTATTGACGTGAGAAGgttctaatttataaaatacttgttGTGCCCACGACCTACGCGTAcagcatttgaatttaacaagaattaaaaaatattattttagcctaagttactcgcTATTTTAGTTATCAGCCAGtcaaagtcccgtcaaaatcggtcccgcCGCCGTTagagaaattagccggaacaaacagacatacgaacaaaaattgtaaaaaatgttaatttggtttatgtaccgtgtgtacatacatttaataaagggagtaataaagggctattttaatataacaaacggacactccaattttattatatgtatttgtatacatataatatcttGTGAATATcttgtgataaatatataaacgccACGATAGTGCTATGGCATTACAATTTTCTTTGAGCATTAAACCTaccgattattattttaaacattcctGATTCGCCTTCCTGGTCTTTAGCGTGAAGTTAACAAAGATTCCCAAGAGTAAGGTTATTATAATCGACTAGTAGTTCTTGAGTTCTAGTTTCTAAAACTacctttgttatataaataataatacaataaaaaatatattatggaattgtatttaattgtaacaatactatgtaatttttattttattggtttttctATTGATTCTACATTATTCCAGCACCAGTTTTAAGTTTTACTTAATTGtacataaagaatatttattatatattttatatgtatatgatatgtatgtatatgtttttttaatttagattcaaATAAGTATgttcatatattgttttatattgttaattatatattaattaccaCCTTCATGCTTTTCTGAttgactggcagagaatgccttcaggcgtTAAGTTCGCCTTTGTCCCATAAACTTTGTGTAaatcaaaaaagtatttaaataataataaataaggaatcatattgaattgaattaataataataatacacattatTAGTGTAAGTCTACTTTGCTgtgaagttttattaaataatattatgtttaaggaCTCGAGGACGGTTAGTTTATTTGATACTATATAGTGTGGCTGCACGACACTGATAACGGCAGTTCATTGCGTGGATATATTGAATGAGGAAATCgtgttgaaattataaaaagcgTAAGAAAGGTAAtcttacaatatttttagtcggctcttaaaaaaacaaatgtttatgcTCATAACGAACGTAAAAAAACATttgcctatttaaataaaattgggaataaataaaaaaaaaaaaacattacccttgtttattatatgttaaacagcaacaaaataataaacgaatatcgtttcataatattatgtttcacGCGGTTGTTATACGTAGGCACGTGTACTTTCATGTTCATTACGAAGGccagtattttttaatgaagcCTAGCGTCGGCGTACGTTTGCTGTGAATGTGCTCTCGTTAGAACGAATTTCTTAGTGAAGAACCTTCGagtctttaattattttttaaataactttgttaAATGTTGGACAAAATAATGAACACTACATGCTTTAATAAgtggtataatttaatttaaaaagtcacccattatgtatattaatatttattattcggcTGAATGAGTGCTACACGCGtctatataagataaaaaaatgaaaagtgtAAGATTTCATTCGGTCAGTGTTAATGGTGTGTGGATAATGCACTCGTGTGTAGTGgacattaaaagttttaaagtgAATATGTGTTAGTACAACTACAATGTAGGTCACTTTGTTATTTTTACCTCGCGTGGTTTGTCTAACCACTTGGGATTAAAACGCAATTTACAAAATTGAGATCACGCTACTGTAaagtgttaatttattaaaattaaacaatatggCGGATTTCCCAAATAACAGGATATGAATATACACTAGTTAGTCTTGTCAAGATAAAATTCGTTCAAAGATTGAAATTTCCTAACCATCTTAGTGAGCGTTTAAATCGCGAAAGGAGTaactatgttaaattttaattctttactTTTGGAGACCCCGTGACCATATAtcgcatttaaattaaaaaatattacggtATCAGGAATACATGCCTTAAATACGATACCATATACCATATCGCAATTGCAAATAGTGAATATTGTCTACgaattaattagatttattgtttaatacattttgtaatttagtacACATTATAGTTTTATCGTTCTTTTCTTCTCGTCATATTAATCTAATATTTAGGTTTATGCAAtaatgttctagtaaacagatatgttattaacgcgcaaaaagtgaagactagaaaacgtcctaatagGGACGTTTGCcgttagtcgttttacgtagtaatacgttataatacatcataattacgtagtaatacgttttgcgtaattaaaacatctagttatcccttttacttattgtttttatcaagctatcctttttacttttaacgaaatgtaaaaataaactaaaataaacggtccccggcgcggcacactttttttctgttgtttagtatgatGAGATGAgtagatataacatatctgtttattagaatatcattgggtttATGTATGTTGTATATCCATTATAGCGTATATCAATTCcgaatatattgtaattaagttaattagtCGCGAATGCTGCGAAATAGAGTcaagtgtttgtttatttaaactaataaatcttattacaaACCTAAATATTTATGGTGGTTACTACAACCTCCCTTACTTAGCCttccttataataataaaattccttaTAACATCGATGATTTCTGTTCTTGGCCTATATATAATAGTCCAAATTCTTACAAACATTCTAGTTAATGCGATCTTTGTTAAGCAAAAGCGCAATGTAGCCTTACTGTCGACTTCGGAGGGTTTCAGCTGGTATGGGCATGTACGTCTGTTTGTTTCTATATAACCTGAATTCAAAATGAgaattgaaaattttcaaaatgttttttttacatccACAAGAGGTATTATTTCAGCAACggagttatttattaaaagtgcaTCTAGCATTaacattctttattattatgagAATTGGAAGGAAAAGTGCCCTAATGACGACATCCTTAAGCTGTTAAAAAAAAGACTGAGATTTATCATTTCTCTACAATACATTACATAGTTTGGACACGAAATGACAAATACTGACAAAATCGTGGTCCGTTATGTACGTAATTCGCAAAAAATCTTGAGACATTTTTAGACAATGAATGTTTCCGCATATCAATTGATCTCCAATTGAGTACATCGCTTTGTTTAAACTATAGATGCCACTATGGAAAGGAGAAGGATTCTTCAGTCACAATAAGAAGGGTAACAACTCTTATGGTACTTCgtaattagtcgtgatgatggcaCGGAAACTGATGGACTGACATTCGTTTCCTGAGACCGAGGTGCCCTAGTGTGGGAcggtacatatgtatgtatgttgaaACATGTGCACTAGTAATAAATTTGTCGATGTCTAAATTAACTAAGGCTGTTAGAATATTTctggttttttaaaataattttatattatttagtagaggttaaggaacccctAAGgaagtaaaagttgttttaatatttctagtagatacatatttgccgaaaaatatgaaataaaaattccatattttaaaTAGAGCGCGAAAACTCTACttggacaatttttttttttttttaaataaatgacacttttattaacataagaattaacaacattaaatgcttaaatatatatatacaaatatgaactaaaactagttactgtataaatcttgaccgcgtggaatggtggcaagaatgctagcagcatttccccgttgaatcgcaattccgatcctctgagcaaaaaacgaaccagccctcctgtcaccagtggaggcaatgaggcgaggtgttatacttttgatgaagctttttgcaccactactccaagggccaagcgtttcgacagcaaatggaacaaaaaagtaattagacataatacacgaatatttagttatttttttggcttcagctttttccgcagcggcaccggctcttaacattgtttctcggatatgagatggggccaacgtgtcaacacatgtagcgtcccacacaagggcccgacctcgttcccagggaaccaatgttaatccatcaggtctcttaccatcatcacgactaattccacgaggctcagtaagagcaggaacgtcgatggtggcaagagccctttttattatgtcattaagagaaccgtggcggaaaattGGACAATAggacatatataatatgatatatcagtcggtgacgtcacttgcctgtattgtaaTCAGTGGTACATATAATCCACATACAGTAGGCGAAGGAGGCTAACAAGCAATTGACGTCATCATAAACCTTAACAATCCGGAGCGTTTTTTGTTACGTgacaaaagtttaaattttttttggataaactcgttattattttcaactttcgctagtaaataaccatttttaaactcataatacatACTGATTACCTTATATTAATTActgattatattaattagtttgatACACACgtctattatcattataatgCATGTACTTAAGTtttctacatattatatagCTTGTTCAAAGCGTAAGTAGTCGGATCTTTTTAGTACTTTTTCCTCTTTATTTTTCCAGATAAGGATTCCACAGCTCTATGAATGTTAATAGCACAAAATGTATGCATAAACTTACCAAAGTTATATTCAGCTCCACATAAAATACTTTCTTAGATAAGGTAAACTGAAAGATGCGTATTAAATTTTTccgttgtctttttttttttttcgtccgtacttttttttttattttcataataatttcaatgattACATCGAAGAAAAAAACCACatagtatattttgaaatctaAGTTTTTCTTATTCTTCATATTAGTCTCGTTCATTTGTTtaacatgaaattaattaaatcaataaaaatgtaattcataCTAATAATTCTACAGTAGATTGgaccacatcacatacattactttgattccaatgtaagtagctaaatcacttgtgttatggaaaatcagaagtaacgacggtaccacaaacacccagatccaagacctagaaaaccaatgaacttTACTACATCGCCTCGGCCGGGAAACGAACCCGGGATCtaggagcggcgtacccataaaaaccggtgtacacac
This region includes:
- the LOC124536304 gene encoding brain protein I3-like encodes the protein MEKQAYTEQPPPYSATVPPPPGPQAYPHPQPQPQPQPTQGAFPPPPPGYTPYGTTPQANAYLPNYGATNIIIPPAIIAVGACPACRVGILEDDFTCLGILCAILFFPLGILCCLALKNRRCSNCGAMFG